One Leishmania major strain Friedlin complete genome, chromosome 29 DNA segment encodes these proteins:
- a CDS encoding hypothetical protein (previous protein_id=AAZ09480.1) has protein sequence MSATRDGSRSHSDGGFDGRSLLSEQTKLLRESTPADINFIQFLKLRLSAQQRATAQRNYWQRVQREAADSMNANTAHRQGRGGISASVAPVSTSAAGRESEASSNHIGSGRRNWHAAGSAEGASFSTYDAEHMMLEHSTASFGTLSKQDAFTRATSHGAVPPPTVHQHSFEDLRAAVLKRRSTPASELTDFVAVSTAELSEDGNSSQRRPSGPLQEEDAYALAPFIASSYSAAAAAAIDERPAMACGKPQVPVDVDEMKDVALEPCPHCGRTFAPARLERHVVTCERHRNTLPKTKGDMKSCRAFSSRKKPDRTAGGDGAAASAAATANTAGAAPGGPLRWSTDTAIKPEKWRKQSAQLRNAMAGASVAVDDDRVLCPSCGRHFSDDVAARHIPICKSKGGRAA, from the coding sequence ATGTCTGCGACACGAGATGGTTCACGCTCGCACTCTGACGGCGGTTTCGATGGCCGCTCGCTGTTGTCAGAGCAGAcgaagctgctgcgggaGTCGACCCCGGCAGACATCAACTTCATTCAGTTCCTTAAGCTGCGACtgagcgcgcagcagcgagcgacTGCGCAGCGCAACTACTGGCAGCGAGTGCAGCGGGAGGCAGCGGACAGTATGAACGCAAACACGGCGCATCGTCAGGGGCGAGGCGGCATCTCTGCCTCCGTAGCACCGGTATCGACATCCGCTGCCGGCAGGGAGTCAGAGGCTTCTTCAAAccacatcggcagcggcagacgcaACTGGCACGCTGCCGGCAGCGCGGAGGGCGCATCTTTCAGCACCTACGATGCGGAGCACATGATGCTAGAGCACTCGACCGCATCGTTCGGCACCTTGTCAAAGCAGGATGCGTTCACGCGGGCGACATCTCatggcgctgtgccgcccCCGACTGTGCATCAGCACTCCTTTGAGGACTTGCGAGCTGCAGTGTTgaagcgccgcagcacgcctGCGTCGGAGTTGACGGACTTCGTCGCTGTGTCCACGGCTGAGCTGAGCGAAGACGGGAACAGCAGCCAAAGGCGCCCATCTGGCCCGCTGCAGGAGGAAGACGCGTACGCGCTGGCACCGTTTATCGCGAGTAGCTacagcgcggctgctgcggccgccaTCGATGAGCGCCCAGCGATGGCCTGCGGCAAGCCGCAGGTCCCCGTCGACGTGGACGAGATGAAggacgtggcgctggagccgTGCCCGCACTGTGGCCGCACGTTTGCTCCGGCTCGACTAGAGCGGCACGTGGTCACATGCGAGCGGCACAGAAACACATTGCCCAAAACAAAGGGCGACATGAAGAGCTGCAGGGCGTTCAGCAGTCGCAAGAAGCCGGACCGAACCGcaggcggtgatggtgccgctgcttctgcggctgccacggcaaacactgccggtgctgcaccGGGCGGGCCGCTGCGCTGGTCGACCGACACAGCCATCAAGCCGGAGAAGTGGCGGAAACAAAGCGCGCAGTTGCGCAACGCCATGGCTGGTGCATCCGTCGCAGTGGACGATGATCGGGTGCTGTGCCCATCATGCGGGCGGCACTTCTCCGATGACGTCGCGGCGCGGCACATTCCGATTTGCAAGTCGAAGGGGGGTCGTGCGGcgtag
- a CDS encoding conserved hypothetical protein (previous protein_id=AAZ09481.1), which translates to MGPATGEGWRWGGGAASRGVGPPAVRQRGRTHEGQRLCVARIGLARPLCADACGAALLCVVSAPLLSFCGCQLPHRPLQNVPARAHVCESAHAQNSRAVVMEAPNYGRTGLLTSRRGGLPVTRPRLLLPGSSAASRPVKWYPSLLTIPQQLLDALRREDDAEGADGNVPGTTTSYSSDPTLITYLRVATIAECLVQWWRRWAAAAASKRTTEALAPTGPSHEQLSALYTGILQWHRDELVSGKTVPSSALAHGSSSSSTFFIPAYKLLAMKHDRKVAEYANITWRSVWLLGKDPDVNDVPLEHPSCSGQHASMEMRFVLADEAALDAYVTEKVKTMSPDAPMLPSSGADVPPFAQSKQALRSFCTGMWAMLEEALTSAGGDASVVWTAELQLIDLGSTNHTKLNGEVVPAMEATTVIDSDVLEFGCSTRKYVVMRSA; encoded by the coding sequence ATGGGCCCTGCGACAGGCgaggggtggaggtggggagggggagcagcgtcgcgcgGCGTTGGGCCTCCTGCCGTGCGGCAGAGAGGGCGGACGCATGAGGGACAACGTTTGTGCGTTGCGCGAATTGGGTTAGCGAGACCGCTCTGCGCGGATGCATGTGGGGCTGCATTACTGTGTGTCGTCTCCGCTCCTCTTTTGTCTTTCTGCGGGTGCCAACTTCCCCACCGCCCTCTTCAAAACGtgcctgcacgtgcgcatgtgtgcgagagcgcacacgcacagaacAGCAGAGCAGTCGTCATGGAAGCTCCAAATTACGGCCGTACAGGACTGCTGACCTCCCGTCGCGGTGGTCTGCCCGTGACACGCCCCCGCCTGCTGTTGCCGGGGAGCTCGGCCGCATCCCGCCCGGTCAAGTGGTATCCTTCTCTCCTCACCATACCACAGCAACTActggatgcgctgcgccgcgaagACGACGCCGAAGGTGCGGATGGTAACGTGCCCGGGACAACGACGTCGTATTCCTCGGACCCCACACTGATCACTTACTTGCGCGTAGCCACCATCGCCGAGTGCCTGGTgcagtggtggcgccgctgggcggcagcagcggcatcgaaAAGGACTACTGAAGCACTTGCCCCCACAGGCCCATCGCACGAGCAGCTCTCTGCCCTCTACACAGGGATACTGCAGTGGCATCGGGACGAGCTCGTCAGCGGTAAAACGGTACCATCTtcagcgctggcgcacgGCTCGTCGTCCTCGAGTACCTTCTTCATCCCCGCCTACAAGCTGCTGGCCATGAAGCACGACAGAAAGGTGGCGGAGTACGCCAACATCACCTGGCGCTCGGTGTGGCTGCTGGGGAAGGATCCAGATGTGAATGATGTGCCGCTCGAACACCCCTCTTGCTCTGGCCAGCACGCCTCAATGGAGATGCGGTTTGTCTTGGCGGACGAGGCTGCTCTTGACGCCTACGTAACGGAAAAGGTGAAGACAATGTCGCCTGACGCACCGATGCTGCCTTCATCGGGAGCGGATGTGCCTCCGTTTGCACAGAGCAAGCAGGCTCTGCGATCCTTCTGCACTGGCATGTGGGCAATGTTGGAGGAGGCCTTGACCtctgccggcggcgacgcgtcTGTTGTGTGGACGGCCGAGTTACAGCTGATTGATCTGGGGTCCACTAACCACACAAAGCTGAATGGCGAGGTGGTGCCGGCAATGgaggcgacgacggtgatTGACTCGGATGTGTTGGAGTTTGGCTGCTCAACGCGCAAGTACGTGGTGATGCGTAGTGCGTAG